A genomic segment from Rahnella aceris encodes:
- a CDS encoding efflux RND transporter periplasmic adaptor subunit encodes MLRLNPATFAVCLLPLALVACGDSSGTDDPRTQPPLVRSATVVSAADASRAFTGVVVARIQSDLGFRVQGKILERLVDTGQTVKRGQPLMRLDPVDLSLQAQAQQQTVAAARARARQATDDEVRYRGLVAAGAVSASAYDQIKAAADTAKAELSAAQAQANVAQNATGYAVLLADADGVVMDTLAEPGQVVSAGQPVVRLARAGQREAIVQLPETLRPVAGSEAEATLYGTGKQAVPAKLRLLSDAADPLTRTFEARYVLEGALANAPLGSTVTLHIADDKLPGQVMQVPLAAIYDPGKGPGVWEISGKPAKVSWRPVQVQGLGDDAARVTGSLKPGEQVVALGAHLLHDGEAVRLAEQSDASVAGSQP; translated from the coding sequence ATGCTCAGGCTTAATCCTGCCACCTTTGCTGTTTGCCTGTTGCCGCTTGCCCTTGTGGCCTGCGGCGACTCTTCCGGTACCGACGATCCCCGTACTCAGCCTCCTCTGGTCAGGTCTGCGACCGTGGTGAGTGCTGCCGATGCCTCCCGCGCATTTACCGGCGTTGTTGTCGCCCGGATTCAAAGCGACCTCGGTTTCAGAGTGCAGGGCAAAATCCTTGAACGCCTGGTCGATACCGGCCAGACCGTTAAACGCGGTCAGCCATTGATGCGTCTGGATCCGGTTGACCTGAGTCTGCAGGCACAGGCTCAGCAACAGACCGTCGCGGCGGCACGGGCCCGTGCAAGACAAGCGACTGATGACGAGGTGCGCTATCGCGGTCTGGTCGCTGCAGGCGCAGTGTCGGCATCGGCCTACGATCAGATAAAGGCCGCCGCAGATACGGCCAAAGCGGAACTCAGTGCGGCTCAGGCCCAGGCCAATGTGGCGCAAAACGCCACGGGCTACGCCGTGCTGCTGGCTGACGCCGACGGCGTGGTCATGGATACGCTGGCTGAACCCGGTCAGGTTGTCAGTGCCGGGCAGCCAGTGGTCCGGCTGGCCAGAGCAGGGCAACGCGAGGCCATCGTGCAGTTGCCTGAGACGTTACGCCCGGTTGCCGGAAGCGAGGCCGAAGCAACGTTGTACGGTACCGGTAAACAGGCTGTCCCTGCGAAACTGCGGCTTCTTTCCGATGCGGCAGATCCGCTAACCCGTACTTTCGAGGCGAGATATGTACTTGAGGGAGCACTGGCGAATGCCCCGCTGGGATCCACCGTGACGCTGCATATTGCAGACGATAAATTACCGGGCCAGGTGATGCAGGTGCCTTTAGCGGCCATCTATGATCCGGGCAAAGGGCCGGGGGTCTGGGAGATTTCGGGTAAGCCCGCCAAAGTGTCATGGCGGCCCGTGCAGGTGCAGGGATTGGGTGACGATGCGGCGAGGGTGACCGGTTCCCTTAAGCCGGGAGAGCAGGTGGTCGCTCTCGGGGCGCATCTGCTGCATGACGGTGAGGCCGTACGCCTGGCCGAACAAAGCGATGCCAGCGTCGCCGGGAGCCAGCCATGA
- a CDS encoding efflux RND transporter permease subunit yields MSAGRFNLSALAVRERSITLFLIILITVAGILSFFELGRAEDPPFTVKQMTIISAWPGATAQEMQDQVAEPLEKRMQELKWYDRSETYTRPGLAFTMLSLKDSTPPSQVQEEFYQARKKLGDETKNLPAGVIGPMVNDEFSDVTFALFALKAKGEPQRLLVRDAESLRQQILHVPGVKKVNIIGEQAERIFVSFSHDRLATLGISPQDIFSALNSQNVLTPAGSIDTKGPQVFIRLDGAFDKLEKIRETPIVVQGRTLQLSDVATVERGYEDPATFLIRNQGEPALLLGIVMRDGWNGLDLGKALDAETAKINEGMPLGMTLTKVTDQSVNISSAVDEFMIKFFVALLVVMVVCFVSMGWRVGVVVAAAVPLTLAIVFVVMEASGKNFDRITLGSLILALGLLVDDAIIAIEMMVVKMEEGYDRIKASAYAWSHTAAPMLAGTLVTAVGFMPNGFAQSTAGEYTSNMFWIVGIALIASWIVAVVFTPYLGVKMLPKIKTVEGGHAAIYDTRHYNRFRRVLTRVIARKWIVAGTVIAVFTVAILGMGLVKKQFFPTSDRPEVLVEVQMPYGTSIEQTSATTAKIEAWLRKQKEAKIVTSYIGQGSPRFYLAMAPELPDPSFAKIVVLTDSQEAREALKFRLREAVASGLAPEARVRVTQLVFGPYSPYPVAYRVMGPDPDKLREIADKVEKVMQASPMMRTVNTDWGPRVPALHFTLNQDRLQAVGLTSNAVAQQLQFLLSGVPITSVREDIRSVQVMGRAAGDIRLDPEKIAGFTLVGSSGQRIPLSQIGEVEVQMEDPVLRRRDRTPTITVRGDIAENLQPPDVSTAMIKALQPVIDTLPAGYRIEQAGSIEESGKATQAMAPLFPIMIAMTLLIIILQVRSMSAMVMVFLTAPLGLIGVVPTLLLFNQPFGINALVGLIALSGILMRNTLILIGQIHHNEQEGLPPFHAVVEATVQRARPVLLTAMAAILAFIPLTHSVFWGTLAYTLIGGTFGGTIITLVFLPAMYAIWFRIRPDEQQQNARTELA; encoded by the coding sequence ATGAGCGCGGGGCGATTCAATCTTTCTGCGCTCGCCGTGCGTGAGCGCTCAATCACGCTGTTCCTGATTATCCTGATTACCGTGGCCGGTATTCTTTCGTTTTTTGAACTGGGACGGGCTGAAGATCCGCCGTTTACGGTCAAGCAGATGACCATTATTTCTGCCTGGCCGGGTGCCACCGCGCAGGAAATGCAGGATCAGGTGGCTGAACCGCTGGAAAAGCGTATGCAGGAGCTGAAGTGGTATGACCGCAGCGAGACGTACACGCGTCCCGGTCTGGCTTTTACCATGCTTTCGCTGAAGGACAGCACACCGCCTTCACAGGTGCAGGAAGAGTTTTATCAGGCACGTAAGAAGCTGGGGGATGAGACCAAAAACCTGCCGGCAGGCGTCATCGGGCCGATGGTCAATGATGAATTCTCCGACGTGACCTTTGCGCTCTTTGCGCTGAAGGCCAAAGGGGAGCCACAGCGACTGCTGGTGCGCGATGCGGAATCGTTGCGCCAGCAAATTCTGCATGTGCCGGGGGTCAAGAAGGTCAATATCATCGGCGAACAGGCCGAACGCATCTTTGTGTCGTTCTCGCATGACCGGCTGGCCACGCTGGGTATTTCGCCTCAGGATATTTTCTCCGCCCTCAACAGCCAGAACGTCCTGACGCCCGCCGGTTCGATTGATACCAAAGGGCCGCAGGTCTTTATCCGCCTGGATGGCGCCTTCGACAAACTGGAGAAAATCCGCGAAACGCCCATCGTCGTACAGGGCAGAACCTTGCAGCTTTCTGACGTGGCAACCGTTGAACGGGGCTACGAAGATCCTGCGACCTTCCTGATCCGCAATCAGGGTGAACCGGCGCTGCTGCTGGGCATCGTTATGCGCGACGGCTGGAACGGTCTGGATTTGGGTAAGGCGCTGGATGCGGAAACGGCCAAAATCAATGAGGGCATGCCGCTGGGCATGACCCTGACCAAGGTCACCGATCAGTCAGTCAACATCAGCTCCGCCGTTGACGAGTTCATGATCAAATTCTTCGTCGCGCTGCTGGTGGTGATGGTGGTGTGCTTCGTCAGTATGGGCTGGCGCGTGGGCGTGGTGGTTGCCGCCGCGGTGCCGCTGACGCTGGCGATTGTCTTTGTGGTGATGGAGGCTTCCGGCAAAAACTTTGACCGTATTACCCTGGGCTCGCTGATCCTGGCGCTCGGGTTGCTGGTCGATGATGCCATCATCGCCATCGAAATGATGGTGGTGAAAATGGAAGAGGGCTACGACCGCATCAAAGCCTCGGCCTATGCCTGGAGTCACACGGCAGCCCCGATGCTGGCAGGCACGCTGGTCACCGCCGTCGGATTCATGCCCAACGGTTTTGCCCAGTCCACTGCCGGTGAATACACCAGCAACATGTTCTGGATTGTCGGTATCGCCCTGATTGCTTCCTGGATTGTGGCGGTGGTGTTTACGCCTTATCTGGGCGTGAAAATGTTGCCGAAAATCAAAACGGTGGAGGGCGGGCATGCGGCGATTTACGACACCCGTCATTACAACCGTTTTCGCCGGGTGCTGACCCGCGTCATCGCGCGCAAGTGGATAGTCGCCGGTACCGTTATTGCCGTCTTTACGGTCGCTATACTTGGCATGGGGCTGGTGAAAAAACAATTTTTCCCGACCTCTGACCGCCCGGAAGTACTGGTTGAAGTGCAGATGCCTTATGGCACTTCTATTGAGCAGACCAGCGCCACCACGGCGAAAATCGAAGCCTGGCTGAGAAAGCAGAAAGAGGCAAAAATCGTCACGTCCTACATCGGGCAGGGTTCACCGCGTTTTTATCTGGCTATGGCGCCTGAGCTGCCCGATCCGTCGTTTGCGAAAATTGTCGTGCTGACGGACAGTCAGGAAGCACGCGAGGCGCTCAAGTTCAGGCTACGTGAAGCGGTGGCCAGCGGCCTGGCACCTGAGGCGCGCGTGCGTGTAACCCAACTGGTGTTCGGTCCGTATTCTCCTTATCCGGTGGCCTACCGGGTGATGGGGCCGGATCCTGATAAACTGCGCGAAATTGCAGACAAGGTCGAAAAGGTGATGCAGGCCAGCCCGATGATGAGGACCGTCAACACCGACTGGGGGCCGCGTGTACCGGCGCTGCATTTCACGCTCAATCAGGACCGTCTTCAGGCGGTGGGGCTGACATCGAATGCGGTCGCGCAACAGCTTCAGTTCCTGCTTTCAGGGGTTCCGATCACCTCGGTGCGTGAAGATATCCGTTCGGTGCAGGTGATGGGGCGGGCGGCAGGAGATATCCGGCTTGATCCGGAAAAAATCGCCGGTTTTACCTTAGTGGGTTCTTCCGGCCAGCGCATTCCGCTGTCGCAGATCGGGGAGGTTGAGGTGCAAATGGAAGATCCTGTTCTGCGCCGTCGCGATCGTACGCCGACCATTACCGTGCGGGGGGACATTGCCGAAAACCTGCAGCCGCCGGATGTCTCCACGGCAATGATCAAAGCGTTACAGCCGGTCATTGATACGCTCCCGGCCGGATACCGTATCGAGCAGGCGGGTTCTATTGAAGAATCCGGAAAAGCCACCCAGGCGATGGCACCGCTGTTCCCGATCATGATTGCCATGACGCTGTTGATTATTATCCTGCAGGTGCGGTCGATGTCGGCGATGGTGATGGTCTTCCTCACCGCGCCACTGGGGCTGATTGGGGTGGTGCCCACGCTGCTGCTCTTTAACCAGCCATTTGGGATCAATGCGCTGGTCGGACTGATTGCGCTGTCGGGCATCCTGATGCGTAACACCCTGATCCTGATAGGGCAGATCCATCACAACGAACAGGAAGGGCTGCCGCCATTTCATGCGGTGGTGGAGGCAACAGTGCAGCGGGCCAGACCGGTGTTGCTGACGGCGATGGCGGCCATTCTGGCGTTTATCCCGCTGACCCACTCGGTGTTCTGGGGAACGCTGGCTTATACGCTGATTGGCGGGACGTTTGGCGGCACCATCATCACGCTGGTCTTCCTGCCGGCAATGTATGCCATCTGGTTCAGGATACGGCCTGATGAACAGCAGCAGAACGCACGGACGGAATTAGCGTAA
- a CDS encoding SDR family oxidoreductase, whose protein sequence is MGRFHGKRVLITGGTSGMGLAGALRIVKEGGQVAITGLSEERLARARKLLPDTALILKSDAASEADIDALATAVSGWGHLDGLWLNAGYAEVGAPESVTADAFNRMMNANVRGPMLQLASLSNILNPGASVLVTASSSVYEGAPMTSLYAATKGAVVAMVKSWAASLAARNIRANTLVPGPVETNFRHFMPEESRQQFEDFVVSQVPLRRAGTADEAAAVALFLLSDDASYVTGSQYAVDGGLVHL, encoded by the coding sequence ATGGGAAGATTTCACGGTAAACGTGTACTTATAACGGGGGGCACCAGCGGTATGGGGCTGGCAGGAGCGCTGCGAATTGTGAAAGAGGGTGGACAAGTTGCCATCACAGGGCTGAGTGAAGAACGTCTGGCCCGGGCCCGTAAGCTGTTGCCGGACACTGCACTGATCCTGAAAAGTGATGCAGCAAGTGAGGCAGACATTGATGCGCTCGCAACGGCAGTCAGCGGCTGGGGGCATCTCGACGGGTTGTGGCTGAATGCGGGTTACGCAGAGGTTGGTGCACCGGAATCCGTTACGGCCGACGCCTTTAATCGCATGATGAATGCCAATGTTCGCGGGCCTATGCTCCAGCTTGCATCACTTTCCAACATTTTGAACCCAGGTGCATCAGTGTTGGTCACTGCATCGTCTTCAGTCTATGAAGGTGCGCCAATGACGAGCTTATATGCTGCAACAAAAGGTGCCGTTGTCGCCATGGTAAAAAGCTGGGCCGCCTCGCTTGCTGCACGCAACATTCGCGCCAACACGCTGGTGCCAGGGCCTGTCGAGACTAATTTTAGACACTTCATGCCCGAGGAGTCGCGGCAACAGTTTGAAGATTTTGTAGTAAGCCAGGTGCCTCTCAGACGAGCCGGTACAGCTGATGAAGCGGCTGCCGTCGCACTTTTTCTGCTCTCAGATGATGCGTCTTACGTAACCGGAAGCCAGTACGCTGTGGATGGCGGACTGGTTCACTTGTGA
- the mtfA gene encoding DgsA anti-repressor MtfA: MIKWPWKANELKIEKSDAWNDALNIPLLSCLNEDEKLRLIQVASQLLQQKRLVPLQGVELTELMQARIALLFALPVMELGASWLDGFHEILLYPSPFVVDAPWQDENGLVHAGSQIHAGQSWDQGPIVLNWQDIEDSFDNSGFNLIIHEAAHKLDMRNGGEVTGIPPIPLREVVSWEHDLHAAMQNLQDEIDTVGEEAASMDAYAATDAAECFAVLSEYFFSAPELLSERFPLVYGHFSRFYQQDPLARQLRGQRCDC, from the coding sequence ATGATTAAGTGGCCGTGGAAAGCGAATGAACTGAAAATTGAGAAATCAGACGCCTGGAATGACGCGCTGAATATCCCACTTTTATCTTGCCTCAACGAAGATGAGAAACTGCGTCTGATTCAGGTCGCCAGCCAGTTGCTGCAACAAAAAAGGCTGGTTCCTCTGCAAGGCGTTGAGCTGACTGAACTGATGCAGGCCCGTATCGCGCTGCTTTTTGCGCTGCCGGTGATGGAACTGGGCGCTTCCTGGCTCGATGGCTTTCACGAAATCCTGCTCTACCCTTCCCCGTTCGTGGTTGATGCTCCCTGGCAGGATGAAAACGGGCTGGTGCATGCCGGTTCACAAATTCATGCCGGACAAAGCTGGGATCAGGGCCCGATTGTACTCAACTGGCAGGACATCGAGGACTCATTCGACAATTCTGGTTTTAACCTGATCATCCACGAGGCGGCGCATAAACTGGATATGCGCAACGGCGGCGAAGTCACGGGTATTCCGCCTATTCCGCTGCGTGAGGTGGTGTCATGGGAACACGATTTACACGCGGCGATGCAAAATCTGCAGGATGAAATCGACACTGTCGGCGAAGAGGCTGCCAGCATGGACGCCTACGCGGCGACCGATGCGGCCGAATGTTTTGCGGTACTGTCAGAGTATTTCTTTAGTGCACCAGAATTACTTTCAGAGCGTTTTCCGCTGGTATACGGCCATTTCAGCCGTTTTTATCAACAGGACCCGCTGGCAAGGCAACTTCGCGGTCAGCGCTGCGATTGTTAA
- a CDS encoding EAL domain-containing protein — protein MALNWLTRRSVRICLSLLAFLVVAALGILAISWQTSQGLRRDTAANLQQSVRLVDMTLDNAAIATSAVENLIGVPCDANTVQALRWQVAKVPNVRTVNLYRQNTIYCASLFGPRADNISTDKYIDGRLMLMRGNSITPDHPLIAYRHDVNGSGVLVGVDGYFLHNILSLLSTHAYLVLQVGDQWMDSNGSIHTGEGWPDGERMELASQNYPYAIRLVIRPSDHWGYVFDYATVSLILFPLLSLFIAFMTYSLLGRVGSPTAALREALEKKQFIPYLQPVVDGTTHEVTGAEVLMRWQHPQSGLIPPYQFIPLAEESGLIVPMTRLIMTQVREQFGPLAAQLPKNFHFGFNICASHFKDLSLAEDCKAFIDAFRENPINLVLELTERELIEPGEITSSLFHTLRQMGVLIALDDFGTGHSSLAYLQKFHIDILKIDQSFIGRIGTDALAGHIVDNVIDLAKRLQMIIVAEGIETQTQVNYLAPYRLEFLQGYFFGKPVPPADFIRKWL, from the coding sequence TTGGCCCTAAACTGGTTAACCCGACGCTCTGTCCGAATATGCCTTTCACTACTCGCATTCCTTGTTGTTGCTGCTCTCGGCATACTGGCGATCTCGTGGCAAACTTCTCAGGGATTACGCCGTGATACCGCCGCAAACCTGCAACAGTCGGTGAGGCTGGTGGATATGACGCTGGATAATGCCGCCATTGCCACCAGTGCCGTTGAGAATCTGATTGGCGTCCCCTGTGATGCCAACACCGTGCAGGCGCTACGCTGGCAGGTAGCCAAAGTGCCCAATGTCCGCACGGTCAACCTCTACCGCCAGAATACGATTTACTGCGCCTCCTTATTCGGCCCGCGTGCTGACAATATCTCGACCGACAAATATATCGACGGACGGTTAATGCTGATGCGTGGCAACAGCATCACGCCCGATCATCCTCTTATTGCCTATCGTCATGACGTTAACGGCAGCGGCGTGCTGGTTGGTGTGGATGGCTATTTTCTGCACAACATCCTGTCGTTGCTCAGCACTCACGCTTATCTGGTATTGCAGGTAGGCGACCAGTGGATGGACAGCAATGGCAGCATTCACACCGGTGAAGGCTGGCCGGACGGTGAACGTATGGAGCTTGCTTCTCAGAACTACCCCTACGCGATTCGCTTAGTGATCCGACCCAGTGACCACTGGGGTTATGTTTTTGATTACGCCACCGTCAGCCTGATATTGTTCCCGCTGCTCAGCTTATTTATCGCTTTCATGACCTACAGTCTGCTCGGTCGTGTCGGCAGCCCGACGGCGGCGCTGAGAGAAGCGCTGGAGAAAAAACAGTTCATTCCTTATTTACAGCCGGTGGTGGATGGCACCACGCATGAGGTGACCGGCGCTGAAGTGCTGATGCGCTGGCAGCATCCGCAATCAGGGCTGATCCCGCCTTATCAGTTTATCCCGCTGGCAGAAGAGAGCGGCCTGATTGTGCCCATGACGCGCCTCATCATGACGCAGGTACGTGAACAGTTCGGCCCGCTGGCAGCACAGTTGCCTAAAAATTTCCATTTCGGTTTCAATATCTGCGCCAGCCATTTCAAAGACCTCTCACTGGCTGAAGACTGCAAAGCATTTATTGATGCCTTCAGGGAGAACCCGATCAATCTGGTGCTTGAGCTGACTGAACGTGAATTAATCGAGCCGGGTGAAATCACCTCCAGCCTGTTTCACACACTTCGCCAGATGGGCGTGCTGATCGCGCTGGACGACTTTGGCACCGGGCATTCCAGCCTGGCGTACCTGCAAAAATTCCACATTGATATTCTGAAGATTGACCAGAGTTTCATAGGCCGGATTGGTACAGACGCGCTGGCCGGGCACATTGTTGATAACGTGATTGACCTGGCTAAACGTCTGCAAATGATCATCGTGGCCGAAGGCATTGAAACCCAGACACAGGTAAATTATCTTGCCCCGTACCGGCTGGAATTCCTGCAAGGTTACTTTTTCGGAAAGCCTGTACCGCCCGCCGATTTTATCCGGAAATGGCTCTGA
- a CDS encoding alpha/beta fold hydrolase — MLPRFKLLFCAAVLSFSFSGASMAADAPSYGPQLQGFDYPFPLKQFSFNSQGAPLQMGYLDVPPTGHKNGQTVVLMHGKNFCAATWGDTISALVSKGYRVIAPDQVGFCSSTKPSHYQYSFQQLATNTHDLLKSLKITKAVIVGHSTGGMLATRYSLMYAPEVSKLVLVNPIGLEDWKAKGVPYRTVDQWYDRELKTSAESIKQYELKTYYVNKWKPEYDRWVDMLAGLNNGPGHKLVAWNSALIYDMIFTQPVFYEFKNLRVPTTLMIGTADTTAIGSDIAPPAVKAKIGHYNVLGKQVAKLIPHAKLIEFKGLGHAPQMEEPERFNATLLKTLAR; from the coding sequence ATGCTTCCCCGTTTTAAACTGCTCTTTTGTGCTGCTGTTTTATCGTTCTCCTTCTCCGGCGCGTCAATGGCTGCCGATGCGCCTTCTTACGGTCCGCAATTGCAGGGATTTGATTATCCGTTCCCGCTGAAACAATTCTCTTTTAATTCCCAGGGTGCCCCGCTGCAAATGGGGTATCTGGATGTGCCGCCCACCGGGCACAAAAATGGTCAGACCGTGGTGCTGATGCATGGCAAGAATTTCTGTGCCGCGACCTGGGGTGACACTATTTCGGCGCTGGTCAGTAAAGGCTACCGGGTTATCGCGCCCGATCAGGTCGGGTTCTGTTCGTCGACCAAACCTTCGCATTACCAGTACAGTTTCCAGCAACTGGCGACCAACACGCATGATTTGCTTAAAAGTCTGAAGATTACCAAAGCGGTGATTGTCGGGCATTCGACCGGCGGTATGCTGGCGACGCGCTACAGCCTGATGTATGCGCCGGAAGTGTCGAAACTGGTGCTGGTGAACCCGATTGGTCTGGAAGACTGGAAAGCTAAGGGCGTGCCGTATCGTACCGTCGATCAGTGGTACGACCGTGAGCTGAAAACCTCGGCGGAAAGCATTAAACAGTACGAACTCAAAACCTATTACGTGAATAAGTGGAAACCGGAATACGACCGCTGGGTCGATATGCTGGCAGGGCTGAACAACGGGCCGGGGCATAAACTGGTGGCCTGGAACTCGGCACTGATATACGACATGATTTTCACGCAGCCGGTCTTTTACGAATTCAAAAACCTGCGTGTACCGACCACGCTGATGATCGGCACGGCTGATACGACAGCCATCGGCAGCGATATTGCGCCGCCTGCGGTAAAAGCAAAAATCGGTCATTACAACGTGCTGGGTAAACAGGTTGCGAAGCTTATTCCGCACGCGAAACTGATTGAGTTTAAAGGTCTGGGCCACGCACCGCAGATGGAAGAACCGGAAAGATTCAATGCGACGCTGCTGAAAACGCTGGCGCGCTGA
- a CDS encoding phenolic acid decarboxylase has translation MSNFDKHDLSNFIGKHVVYTYDNGWNYEIYVKNAETLDYRIHSGLVGNRWVKDQKAYIVRVASDVYKISWTEPTGTDVSLIVNLGDNVFHGTIFFPRWIMNNPEKTVCFQNEHIPLMNAYRDAGPAYPTEVIDEFATITFVRDCGADNDTVIDCAASELPANFPDNLR, from the coding sequence ATGAGCAACTTTGATAAACATGACCTGAGCAATTTCATCGGCAAACACGTTGTTTACACTTACGACAACGGCTGGAATTATGAAATCTATGTGAAAAATGCCGAAACGCTGGATTACCGCATCCATAGCGGGCTGGTCGGTAACCGCTGGGTGAAAGACCAGAAAGCCTATATCGTGCGTGTGGCTTCTGATGTGTACAAAATTTCCTGGACAGAACCGACCGGTACAGATGTCAGCCTGATTGTGAATCTGGGCGACAACGTGTTCCACGGCACCATTTTCTTCCCACGCTGGATCATGAACAACCCGGAAAAAACCGTGTGCTTCCAGAACGAACATATTCCTTTGATGAATGCTTACCGCGATGCCGGACCCGCTTATCCGACTGAAGTCATCGACGAATTCGCCACCATTACCTTCGTCCGTGACTGCGGCGCCGACAATGACACCGTGATCGACTGCGCTGCCAGCGAGTTACCGGCTAACTTCCCGGACAATCTGCGTTAA
- a CDS encoding LysR family transcriptional regulator produces MALPRTTLEQWVVLQTVIEQGSYAQAAEVLNRSQSSVSYALSGLQERLGLPLLEIHGRKATLTEQGRALLMQATPLISAFLQLEHRAAGLKDGTRTELSLVVDSVFPKYRLFRALKNFQQQFPDTRVHLTEILRGESLKQLNERSADLYITTLAPENAIQGRFLLDVDFVPVAKSDHPLMSLTVPLTAQDLARFPLISVADRHAPRAENVSSGPVASWTFTTVGAAMEAIAVGVGYGWLPLESVEKALESGLLRRLELSARTVRQTALYMVMDNESERFDKTVSTLAKSILTECGLLP; encoded by the coding sequence ATGGCACTTCCACGCACCACACTTGAGCAGTGGGTGGTATTACAAACGGTGATTGAACAAGGAAGTTACGCGCAGGCCGCAGAGGTACTGAACCGCAGTCAGTCTTCCGTTAGTTATGCCCTGAGTGGATTACAGGAACGTCTCGGTCTGCCATTGCTGGAGATTCATGGCCGTAAAGCGACACTGACGGAACAGGGGCGGGCGTTGCTGATGCAGGCCACGCCGCTGATTTCCGCCTTTTTGCAACTTGAGCACCGTGCCGCCGGGCTGAAAGACGGGACGCGCACCGAACTGAGCCTGGTTGTCGACAGTGTCTTTCCCAAATACCGTCTGTTTCGCGCACTCAAAAATTTTCAGCAGCAGTTTCCCGATACCCGTGTTCATCTGACAGAAATTCTGCGCGGCGAAAGCCTTAAGCAATTAAATGAACGATCAGCGGATTTATACATCACCACGCTGGCACCGGAAAATGCGATACAGGGGCGCTTCCTGCTTGACGTGGATTTTGTGCCGGTGGCCAAAAGCGATCATCCGCTGATGAGCCTCACCGTTCCGCTGACTGCGCAGGATCTGGCGCGTTTTCCGCTGATTAGCGTGGCCGACCGGCACGCGCCGCGTGCAGAAAATGTGTCATCCGGCCCTGTTGCCAGCTGGACATTCACCACCGTCGGGGCCGCGATGGAAGCCATTGCGGTGGGCGTGGGGTACGGCTGGCTGCCGCTGGAAAGTGTGGAAAAAGCGCTGGAGAGCGGTTTGCTCCGACGACTGGAATTATCAGCCAGAACGGTGCGGCAAACGGCTTTGTATATGGTGATGGATAATGAATCGGAGCGGTTTGATAAAACGGTCAGCACGCTGGCAAAAAGCATTCTGACGGAGTGCGGTTTGCTGCCATAA